The segment AATTGCACGACAAAATCATGCACGCCTGCCTTGAACTGGAAGATCGCTTCCTTATGGGATCTGACTGCCCACCGGGATATTTTGAACCCCCTCAAGGCTTCTACGTCCAGGTGAGCGTATCTGACCCAGACGAGGCAGAAAGAATTTTTTGCGCTCTGGCAGAAAACGGCAAAGTAAAAATGGCGATCACGCAAACGTTCTGGTCCGTTCGCTTCGGCATGTTAGTTGATCAGTTTGGCACACCGTGGATGGTCAACTGCGATCAGGTCGCTTGAGCTTTTTATTATTCATGGAGATTCACAATGGTTCAGAATACAATTTCACATCCAAAAGTTGTTGGAAAAGATGAGTGGTTGACTGCTCGGAAAACATTGCTTGAACACGAAAAAGAGTTGACCAAGCAGCGCGATCGTATCAACGCAGAACGACGCAGGCTACCAATGGTCAAACTTGACAAGGAATACGCTTTTGAAGGATCAAACGGTGCTACCAAACTCGTTGATTTGTTTGAGGGACGAACTCAACTGATCATCTACCACTTCATGTTTGCACCAGAGTGGGAGAAGGGCTGTATGGGTTGCACAGGCTTTGTTCATTCGCTGGGCGATTTATCTATGCTGAATGAACGGGATACGACCTTTGCCTTAGTCGCGCGCGCCCCGTTCCCCAAGTTGGAAGCCTACAAGACGCTGAAGGGATGGACGATTCCCTGGTATTCGTCCTTTGGTAGTGATTTCAACTACGATTTCCATGTCACGCTGGATGAAACTATTGCACCCACCGAATACAACTATCGAGACAAGGCGGAGTTAGAGCGATTAAACGGACCCAATGTAATACAAGGCGAGAGCCACGGACTCAGCGTTTTCTTCCGTCTAGGCGACGATGTTTTCCACAGCTACTCGACCTACGCCCGTGGCGTTGAATCCCTCACTGACTCCTACAGCCTGCTGGATATGACCCCCTACGGACGGCAGGAAGACTTTGAAGACTCACCCCCTGGATATCCGCAAAAGCCGACCTATGGATAGAAACGCGGCACTTCTACGTTAAATCTACTGCGATCGCACTTCTCATTCATCACAAGGAGAACAAAATGGAAACGATTCAAACTGAACAAACTCCATCTATGCCTGCTCAACCGCAGAAAGAACATCAGTGGCTCCAGAAACTCGTTGGTGAGTGGACGTATGAAATCGAAGCGATGATGGCACCTGATCAACCTCCCGTGAAATCAACGGGAACAGAAACGGTGCGCTCACTGGGTGGACTCTGGATATTGGCAGAAGGACAGGGTGAGATGGGTGGCTGTGGTTCTGCAACAACTCTGATGACCCTTGGCTACGACCCACAGAAACAGCGCTATGTGGGCACCTGGATTGGCTCAATGATGACGTATCTCTGGATATATGACGGTGAACTAGATGCTTCTGAAACTGCACTAACACTCAACTCTGATGGACCTGTCATGACGGGTGAGGAGAAGCTAGGCAAGTACAAAGATGTGATCGAGTTCAAGAGTGACGATCACCGGGTATTAACCTCACATATGTTGAGCGATGATGGGCAGTGGCAGCAGTTCATGACCGCCCATTATCGACGCAAGCAATAAGCCGTATTGTTCCATTGACGAAACCAAGTCCTGCAAAAAAGCTTATTCTCCATGCGATACCCAATAGGGTTTGCCATTTGGGTATCGCATGAATCTTTCATTTCCACGATAGTCATCTGAATGCTGGGTAATCAGGGAGAGAAGGCGTACCTCTCCAACGCTGCTGCAACAGATCCAACAACCGACTAGCAGTGCCGCGTAAACCAGGAAGTTAATTGAATTCTTGCGTTGTTGTAATGAATGCTTCTAAGCGAGCCAAAATCCGTTGGCGGGTAGTAGAAATTCCCCAATTCAGATCTTTTCGTAAAGCAGATTCAAGATGTCGCGTTAATGTATCCAACATCCAGTAGCCACAAGCTCTGACTAAAGCTGTTTCAAAGATGGAATCACTCTCTACAATTGGACGCTGCTTGGTTAGGATCGTGCGATAGGTATTTTCCATCTGTTGCACCCAGCGGATCGACTCTTCTAGGTACCTGGGCATAGACAAAGTTAATTAATTGAAGCGGCAAAGCTTTTAATGGGAACTGAAAAACTTTCGTACCACATTAGGCTTGCTCATCTTCCGCTTTCCTTCGACTGCCTATCATTAGCACAAGCGATCAGACGGATCGTTCCGTTGATGGAACCCAACCCTGCACACAGACCCAGCCAAAGCATCACATCGGGCATCGCTCGGAAGAGTTGTTGGTAGTTGAAAATGCGATCGCTCATCATCCCTACTAGCCAA is part of the Leptolyngbya boryana PCC 6306 genome and harbors:
- a CDS encoding VOC family protein; protein product: MKINSYLMFDGNCEAAFKFYEQCLGGKITMMMTHKEAPSAENVPAELHDKIMHACLELEDRFLMGSDCPPGYFEPPQGFYVQVSVSDPDEAERIFCALAENGKVKMAITQTFWSVRFGMLVDQFGTPWMVNCDQVA
- a CDS encoding DUF899 domain-containing protein; the encoded protein is MVQNTISHPKVVGKDEWLTARKTLLEHEKELTKQRDRINAERRRLPMVKLDKEYAFEGSNGATKLVDLFEGRTQLIIYHFMFAPEWEKGCMGCTGFVHSLGDLSMLNERDTTFALVARAPFPKLEAYKTLKGWTIPWYSSFGSDFNYDFHVTLDETIAPTEYNYRDKAELERLNGPNVIQGESHGLSVFFRLGDDVFHSYSTYARGVESLTDSYSLLDMTPYGRQEDFEDSPPGYPQKPTYG
- a CDS encoding DUF1579 domain-containing protein, whose translation is METIQTEQTPSMPAQPQKEHQWLQKLVGEWTYEIEAMMAPDQPPVKSTGTETVRSLGGLWILAEGQGEMGGCGSATTLMTLGYDPQKQRYVGTWIGSMMTYLWIYDGELDASETALTLNSDGPVMTGEEKLGKYKDVIEFKSDDHRVLTSHMLSDDGQWQQFMTAHYRRKQ